The Lacticaseibacillus pabuli region TCAAGAAAAGACCTTCCGCTCCACTGAAAAGGTTGAAAAGGCGCAGATTGACACTAAGTCCATGCAGTACCTGTATGCGGATGGCGACACCTACAACTTTATGGACAACGAAACTTACGAACAGCTTGCTTTGACCGCTGAGCAGCTCGAAGGGGCTTTGAAGTACCTGAAGGAAAACATGGTTGTGACCATCATGATGCACGGCAACGAGACACTGGGTGTTGAGCTGCCAAAGACCGTTGACCTTGAAGTCGCTGAAACCGAACCTGGTATTCGTGGTAACACGTCTTCAGGCGGTGGTAAGCCGGCGACAATGGAAACCGGTTTGGTCGTTCAGGTGCCATTCTTCATTAGCAAGGGTGACGTTCTGACAATCAACACGTCTGATGGCTCATACATCTCACGTGCCTAATTAACGTTTATTAATGACGGGAGGTCATGATATGGCTGAAGATACAAACATCATCCTGACAGGTCGCGACGGTTTGGATGGCACCATCGAAATCGTTCCTGAAGTGCTTGAAGTCATTTTGGGTATCGCGGCGGTGAGCGTCGACGGCGTTTACCAAATGCGCGGTAGCCTGGCATCGAGTATCAACGCACTGTTTGGTCGTGTGAACCGCGGCAAGGGTGTTGCCGTTCAGGTCGAAGACGATCACATTACGGCAGAAGTGTACGTATACTTGGACTACGGGGTTTCCGTACCCAAGGTTGCACTGAAGCTGCAGGAGACGCTACGTGAACAGCTGCTTTACATGACCGACCTTGATCTCGCGGAGGTCAACATCCACGTGGTTGGCGTCGTTCCAGAAAAAACAGAAAAAGTTAAGCCCGAAGATTTATTTAAGGACACAGAGGAAACTGAATAATGCTTAATCGTCATGAGATTCGCGAGGCGGCGTTTAAGGCCCTCTTCGCAATTGATAAAAATCCCGATGCAGATCGGGACGTTACCTACGCTGCCGTATTGCCTGAAGATGAGGTCATTCCTGGCTACATGCTCCAGCTGATTGACGGTGTATCCGAGCACACGGCTGACCTTGATGAAAAGCTCAGCGGTAAGCTCAAGTCTGGCTGGACTTTGAGCCGGATTTCCAAGACAGACCTGATTATTTTGCGTCTGGGCTTGTACGAAATTCAGTACGAGGATGACCTGCCAGACAAATCAGCAATTAACGAAGCTGTCGAGATTGCAAAGACCTACGCCGACGAACAATCGGCCAAGTTCATTAATGGTGTCTTGGCTAACTTCATTAGTGCTCAGGAAGCATAGTGTGATTCCCGCCGGTGGTATAACGCAAAGTTTGCCACCGGTTTTTTCTACATAGCAGTCAAACTGGGCATGAATCACGAAATCTATCATGAATCCAGTCAAGAAGGAATGGTGTAAATGGACCGTAGTCAGTATCTCAGTGTGTCGGCTTTAACAACTTACATTGGCCGCAAGTTTACCCAGGATCCGTATATGCAACGTGTTTACGTGGTGGGCGAAGTCTCGAACTTTCGCCAGCGCCCGGGACATCAGTACTTTTCGCTCAAGGACGATTCCGCTAAAATCGGCGTTGCCATGTTTAAGTCGGCCTTTGCGAAGGTCAAGTTTAAGCTCGAAGAAGGCATGAAGGTGCTTGCGGTCGGCCGGATTGGCGTGTATGCGCCCAGCGGCAATTATCAGATGACCATCGAGCGCCTTGAACCAGACGGTGTCGGGGCTCTCTACGCGGCCTTTCAGCAGTTAAACGAGCAGCTGAGCAAAGAGGGACTGTATCAGGTCCACCACGAGTGGCCGCTGACACGGTTCCCTAAACGCGTGGCCGTAGTGACGAGTCCCAGTGGTGCGGTCATTCACGATATTATGACGACCGTGGCGCGGCGCTACCCATCCCTTGAGATTGTGCTGTTTCCGGCGCAGGTGCAAGGCGATGCGGCGAGTGGTGACATCGTGCGTCAGCTCCAACGGGTGAACGAGATGCCAGGATTTGATTCGGTTATCGTCGGTCGTGGTGGGGGCTCGATTGAGGACCTCTGGCCGTTCAACACGGAAGAGGTGGCCCGCCAGATTGCGGCAATGAAGATTCCCGTTGTTTCTTCTGTTGGTCACGAAACAGATACCACAATTGCGGATTACGTTGCGGATTATCGTGCCGCAACGCCAACTGCCGCGGCGGAATACGTCACGCCACTAACGGCGGCCGATGTGCAACGAGGTGTTCAGCAGCTCGAAGCCCGGATGGTGCGGGCTCAGGCGGCGCGGCTGCAAAATCTGCGTGCGCGGCTAACCAAGAGTCAAAACAGCGTGATGCTGACGCAACCAGACCGCATCTATGATGGGTATTTGCAGCGGGTGGATCAGTTGCGGCTTCGCTTAGCGGCAGGTTTGCCGCGTCGTATCGAACAGCTGGCCAGTCGCGAGCAGTTGCTCCGCAATCGCCTCGCACGAACGGGCCTGCAGCAGCGGCTACAGTCGAACGACGACCGCTTGTCTCAGGATGGTCGGCGGCTGGTTAATGCGCAGAATCAATTCCTGCAACAACAGCGTCAACGTGTGCAGCGCGCAACTGCGGCGTTGGATCACCTGAGCCCATTGAAAACGATGGGCCGCGGTTACGCGTACGTCACCGCAGATGATGGTGCCATTTTACAAAAGAACGCGGATTACCAGGTTGGCGCGACGGTCAATATTCACACGGTAGATGGCCAGGTTAACGCCAAGGTCACCGGCAAGGAGGAACAGCATGGCTGAACAAAAAGAACAAACATTTGAGGAACAACTCACGCAGCTCGAAGACATCGTCGGACAACTTGAACGCGGCGATGTGCCGCTGGAGAAGGCCCTGGCGCAATTCCAAACAGGGGTGCAACTTGCCGGTAAGTTAGACAAGACGCTGAAAAACGCTGAAGCGGCAGTCGCTAAGGTGATGACTCCTGAGGGCGAGTTAAAGGACTTCACAGAAGATGACAAATCCGCTAAGTAACTTTTCCAGGGCGGTCATCCCCGGCCTCGAAACGTACATGAATGCTCAAATTAAGGCGAGCCACGACGCGCACCTGGCCGAGGCGATGGCCTATTCACTCGACGCGGGTGGCAAGCGGCTCCGGCCACTGCTGCTGTTGGCGACAGTGGATGCACTCGGCGGGGATGTGCGTGTTGCATACCCAGCCGCTGCGGCATTGGAGTTCATTCACACCTACTCCTTAATTCATGACGACTTGCCGGCAATGGATAATTCAGACTTGCGGCGCGGCAAGCCCAGCAATCACGTGCGTTTTGATGAAGCAACCGCGATTTTGGCAGGAGATGCCTTACTCACGGATGCCTTTGTCTGCTTGAGTGATTACGCCGGTCCGGCAACCCAACTGCAGGAACTACTGCGCATCCTTGCAACAGCTGCGGGTTCACGGGGCATGGTGGCTGGACAGCAGATGGATCTGGACGGCAGCAATCAGCATCTCAGCACGGAGCAGCTGCAACATTTGAACGCTCACAAGACCGGCGCATTAATTCACGGCGCGGTGGCGATGGGCGCAGTTATTGGAAACGCACCAACGCGGACAAGTGAGCATTTGCAAGACTTCGCGACCGCATTTGGCCTGGGCTTTCAGCTTAAGGACGATATTGATGACGCGACGGAAACGACGGCACAACTCGGCAAGCCAGCAGACCAAGACGAACATAATGGTAAAAACACTTATGTTGAATTGTTAGGCCTGGATGGTGCGCGCGCGCAGCTGGTAAAGTATGCGAAGCAAGCAGATGCCGCACTCGGACGTGTTCGGGGTGACACCGCGGTCCTGATGAGCATTGCAGATTATTTGAAACGGGAGAAATAATGGCTAAAGAACGAGTGGATGTCCTGGCAGTGGGTCAGGGATTATTTGAATCACGGGAGCAGGCTAAACGTGCCATCATGGCGGGCGA contains the following coding sequences:
- the efp gene encoding elongation factor P, which produces MISVNDFKNGLTIEVDNDLWRIVEFQHVKPGKGSAFVRSTLKNLRTGAVQEKTFRSTEKVEKAQIDTKSMQYLYADGDTYNFMDNETYEQLALTAEQLEGALKYLKENMVVTIMMHGNETLGVELPKTVDLEVAETEPGIRGNTSSGGGKPATMETGLVVQVPFFISKGDVLTINTSDGSYISRA
- a CDS encoding Asp23/Gls24 family envelope stress response protein, coding for MAEDTNIILTGRDGLDGTIEIVPEVLEVILGIAAVSVDGVYQMRGSLASSINALFGRVNRGKGVAVQVEDDHITAEVYVYLDYGVSVPKVALKLQETLREQLLYMTDLDLAEVNIHVVGVVPEKTEKVKPEDLFKDTEETE
- the nusB gene encoding transcription antitermination factor NusB, with the translated sequence MLNRHEIREAAFKALFAIDKNPDADRDVTYAAVLPEDEVIPGYMLQLIDGVSEHTADLDEKLSGKLKSGWTLSRISKTDLIILRLGLYEIQYEDDLPDKSAINEAVEIAKTYADEQSAKFINGVLANFISAQEA
- the xseA gene encoding exodeoxyribonuclease VII large subunit, whose protein sequence is MDRSQYLSVSALTTYIGRKFTQDPYMQRVYVVGEVSNFRQRPGHQYFSLKDDSAKIGVAMFKSAFAKVKFKLEEGMKVLAVGRIGVYAPSGNYQMTIERLEPDGVGALYAAFQQLNEQLSKEGLYQVHHEWPLTRFPKRVAVVTSPSGAVIHDIMTTVARRYPSLEIVLFPAQVQGDAASGDIVRQLQRVNEMPGFDSVIVGRGGGSIEDLWPFNTEEVARQIAAMKIPVVSSVGHETDTTIADYVADYRAATPTAAAEYVTPLTAADVQRGVQQLEARMVRAQAARLQNLRARLTKSQNSVMLTQPDRIYDGYLQRVDQLRLRLAAGLPRRIEQLASREQLLRNRLARTGLQQRLQSNDDRLSQDGRRLVNAQNQFLQQQRQRVQRATAALDHLSPLKTMGRGYAYVTADDGAILQKNADYQVGATVNIHTVDGQVNAKVTGKEEQHG
- a CDS encoding exodeoxyribonuclease VII small subunit; protein product: MAEQKEQTFEEQLTQLEDIVGQLERGDVPLEKALAQFQTGVQLAGKLDKTLKNAEAAVAKVMTPEGELKDFTEDDKSAK
- a CDS encoding polyprenyl synthetase family protein — encoded protein: MTNPLSNFSRAVIPGLETYMNAQIKASHDAHLAEAMAYSLDAGGKRLRPLLLLATVDALGGDVRVAYPAAAALEFIHTYSLIHDDLPAMDNSDLRRGKPSNHVRFDEATAILAGDALLTDAFVCLSDYAGPATQLQELLRILATAAGSRGMVAGQQMDLDGSNQHLSTEQLQHLNAHKTGALIHGAVAMGAVIGNAPTRTSEHLQDFATAFGLGFQLKDDIDDATETTAQLGKPADQDEHNGKNTYVELLGLDGARAQLVKYAKQADAALGRVRGDTAVLMSIADYLKREK